Sequence from the Theropithecus gelada isolate Dixy chromosome 20, Tgel_1.0, whole genome shotgun sequence genome:
GGGCCTGATGTGGAGACTGAAGCTTATTCCTGGAgccctttattcctttctgtttttattctttgcatGCTGAGGTTGACAGAAAGCCTGGGCAGAGGCTGCTGGCTGGCTCTTGGGAAGAGCAAGCCACTTTTGTACTTTAATGgcattatttttttgattttttttttgagacagagtctcactctgtcaccaggctggagtatagtggcaccatcttggctcaatgcaacctccacttcctgggttcaagtgattctcctgcctcagtctccccaatagctgggattacaggtgtgcactgccatgcccggctaatttttgtatttttagtagagacagggtttcactatgttggccaggctggtctcgaactcatgacctcaggtgatccacccacctcagcctcttaaaatgctgggattataggtgtgagccaccatgcctggtcggtgttttgttttgttttgttttgttttgagttggggtcttgctctgttgctcaggctggagtacagtggcatgaccacagctcactgcagcctcaacctcctgggctcaagtgatcctcctgcctcagccttctaagtagctgggccAACCAGCAggggccaccacactcagctaagtttctattcttagtagagactggggtcttggtgtgttggccaggctggtcctgaacccctgacctgaagtgatcctcctgcctcaatctcccaaagtgctgggattacaggcgtggctcCTGCACTGGCCCCTACTGACacctggactttggacttttggcCTCTAGTCTGTGGTCTGTGGGACTCTGTACAGATaagtcaggaggcagaagctgaaTTGTTTATAAAATCACCCCTCTTCCTTTTCTAACTCCCACagccctccctcttcccccagcccAGACCGTCCTTGCAGACCTTCACCCTGTCCTACCTGTGTGGGTGCGGACGTGGCCCTGCAGCAGCCAGGGCCTGGAGAAGGCCTTTCCGCAGATCTTACAGGTGCAGGGCAGCGTGTGGGTGCGGATGTGCATCTTGAGggcgcccaggctggtgtactcCTTGTCGCAGTACTTGCAGGTGAAGACGCGCCCCGCCTGCAGGTGGCAGTGCAGCTGCCGGTGCCTGGCCAGCCCGGCCAGGGTGTGGTAGGGTTTGTGGCAGTGGAAGCATTGGAAGCCGCCGGGGGCTCGGGGCGTCCGCTCAGCCCCAAGCAGTTTTTCTGGAGCCCTGTGCCCGTCTGGGCCCAGGACTGGGGACCACTGTGTGGGCAGCACCAGCAGTGGGGCCAGGTTGAGGTGGTTCAGGCTGTCTTTGAGGGGTACAATGGGGGCCCAACTGGCCCAAGGGTCGACCCGGCTGACTTCCAAGGCGTCCGGCCCAGAGGCCCCCAGAGCTTCCTCGATCCGTggaaggaggggcagggagaTGCAGGCGATGGCTGAGGAGCCGTCCCAGGGCTGGGGAAGGTCACCGGGCACAGAAGGGGCCTCCTTGTCTTGGGGGAGGAGGGGCACCACCAGCCCCCCACAGGCAGAGCAGGCACCATTGATTTCTAGAGGGGTGGAGGGGAGAGAATATACAGATGAAGACTGAGTCCCCAGCGCTCTGTGTTTCCAGCTCCGATTCATGGGCCCAATCCCAGCCCATCAGCAGCCTGGCATGGGAGGTGTAGCCGGGAGCCCGCATGCAGACCCAGCTTGCAAGGGAGCTGGCGGTGCTGTGCAGGGAAGTGACAGCATGGCCAGGAGTGGAGTCATCTAGAACAAGAAGGCCCCGCGGTCTAGAGAGTGAATCTCACTTCCTCtttaaacacaaagaaacatCTGACAGGACCCGTCGTGTTCAGGAACATGAAACAGGCCTCGTGGCTAAAGGAGGGCCTTTACGCCTCGGCTGGGCGGGTCCCTCTGGTGAGTGCCCCCCCACCGCCCCCGCAGAGGGGTACCAGCCTGGGCCAGCATCCTCCAGGCGCCCACGCAGCACCCATAAGTCAGACGCTTGGCAGCAAGGAGCTGGCTGAGTGTAAAATCAGCCCCCTCATAACTAATCACCCTCCAGTCACCCAACAGCTACCCCTCGGGCATCTCCTTTGTGGATAATGAGGCAGTGAGCTCAGAAGCCTCCCTGACCGCTGACCAGTGCCCGCTCTGCTGTGCTCTCAACGCAGCCGAGCCACATGGCTGGGGTGCTCTGGCCCAGGCTTTCAGAATTGCCCCTGGCTGGGCTCCTCCCCAGGACGGTGGTTCCTGAATTTGGGGGCCGGCACACCACATACCACATGGTTGGTCCACTTAAGGGTAGCAGCCCCCAAATAAACAGGTTAGTCTGCAGGCAAGAGTTAAATTCTGTATTTCCCCAAAGCCAAAACCTCCCAACAGCCCTCAATCCCTTTCTTACTCTAGATGTGTTAAAATAGATCTCTGGCTCTGTTTCTACCTCCATGCTGAGGCTTTGGGTAGAgaaagacaacccatagaataggagaaaatatttgcaaatcagaCTTCTGATCAGGAATAGCATCTAGAACACTAGAACATATAAAGGATGTTAGCaagtcaacaataaaaagacaaataatacaattttaatatgggcaagggatttttttttttaagatggagtcttgctctgtcgctaggctggagtgcagtggcgcgatctctgctcactgcaacctccgcctcctgggttcaagagattctcctgcctcaacctcctgcatAACTGGGGCTATAGGCGCCCTCCActacacccggctatttttttgtattttttagtagagacagggtttcaccctgttagccagggtggtctcaatctcctgacctcgtgatccacccgcctcagcctcccagagtgctggaattataggcatgagccaccgcgcctggacttttttttttttttttttttttgagacggagtctcgctctgtcacccaggctggagtgcagtggccggatcttggctcactgcaagctccgcctcccgggttcacgccattctcctgcctcagcctccggagtagctgggactacaggcgcccgccacctcgcccggctagttctttgtattttttagtagagacggggtttcaccgtgttagccaggatggtctcgatctcctgacctcgtgatccgcccgtctcggcctcccaaagtgctgggattacaggcttgagccaccgcgcccggccttttttttgagacagagtctggctctgtcacccaggctggagtgcagtggcatgaattcagctcactgcaaactgcaacctccacttcccagatccaaatgattctcctgcctcagcctcccaagtagctgggaccacaggtgtgcaccaccatgcctggctatttttttccccagatagagttttgctctgtcacccaggctggagtgcagtggcgctaacttggctcattgcaacctccgcctcccaggttcaagcaattctcctgcctcagcctcccgagtacctgggattacaggcaagtgccatcacgcctggcttatttttgtattcttagtagagacagggttttaccatgttggccaggctggtctcgaactcttgaacttgtagatctgcctgcctcagcctcccaaagtactgg
This genomic interval carries:
- the SNAI3 gene encoding zinc finger protein SNAI3, with product MPRSFLVKTHSSHRVPNYRRLETQREINGACSACGGLVVPLLPQDKEAPSVPGDLPQPWDGSSAIACISLPLLPRIEEALGASGPDALEVSRVDPWASWAPIVPLKDSLNHLNLAPLLVLPTQWSPVLGPDGHRAPEKLLGAERTPRAPGGFQCFHCHKPYHTLAGLARHRQLHCHLQAGRVFTCKYCDKEYTSLGALKMHIRTHTLPCTCKICGKAFSRPWLLQGHVRTHTGEKPYACSHCSRAFADRSNLRAHLQTHSDTKKYQCQRCAKTFSRMSLLARHEESGCCPGP